The following coding sequences are from one Nitrospirota bacterium window:
- a CDS encoding leucyl aminopeptidase, with translation MFFYIKNIREEDCACDVLILPFIEGNTEYYSHLNSSIQKLIMKIFSKEFNGKHRELFLTHAPDNIKPERILFVGLGKKDDISAEKIRQAGGDSLTFLRDKAIKNLALSTNLIYFLKQKPTDFIEGALLGLYTFKKYVKEKEDKSLTAITIISKDKKELRDDLKWVKAVSSSVNFSRDLINTPANDMTPKHLSLIALSLKNKKTSVKILDKKDVQKLGMGAYLAVVRGSNEPPKFIVIKYKGSQKQPIVLIGKSITFDSGGLSIKSAEGMEKMKYDMAGGAAVLGVLKAVSLLKIPVHLIGILPATENLPDGSATKPGDVVKTINGKTIEIINTDAEGRLTLADAIGYAKRYNPRYIIDIATLTGACSIALGNEAIAMMGNDKSLMNKIKKSGERTYERVWEMPIFDEYKEYIKSDIADLKNSGGKSGSLVSSAFFLSEFAGKTPWVHLDIAGTAWQEKDKPCIPRGATGVGVRLILDLLKELK, from the coding sequence ATGTTTTTTTATATAAAGAATATTAGAGAAGAAGATTGTGCCTGTGACGTTTTGATATTGCCTTTTATAGAAGGTAATACGGAGTATTATAGTCATCTTAATTCCTCTATTCAAAAATTAATCATGAAAATTTTTTCTAAGGAATTCAACGGTAAACACAGAGAATTGTTTTTAACCCACGCGCCTGATAATATCAAGCCTGAAAGAATTCTTTTTGTTGGGCTTGGCAAAAAGGACGATATTTCAGCAGAAAAAATCAGACAGGCAGGTGGTGATTCACTGACATTTCTTCGAGATAAGGCAATAAAGAATTTAGCATTATCTACAAACCTTATTTACTTCCTGAAACAAAAGCCAACTGATTTCATTGAAGGCGCGTTGCTTGGACTATATACATTCAAAAAATATGTCAAGGAAAAAGAAGATAAATCTTTAACAGCTATTACTATTATCTCAAAAGACAAAAAGGAACTCAGAGATGATTTGAAATGGGTCAAAGCGGTTTCTTCCTCTGTAAATTTCTCAAGGGATTTGATCAATACCCCTGCGAATGATATGACTCCAAAACATCTTTCATTAATAGCCTTAAGTCTTAAAAATAAAAAGACTTCAGTAAAAATTCTCGATAAAAAAGATGTCCAGAAGCTTGGTATGGGTGCTTACCTTGCTGTTGTTAGAGGTTCAAATGAACCTCCAAAGTTTATAGTTATCAAATACAAAGGTTCCCAGAAACAACCAATTGTTCTTATTGGAAAATCCATCACCTTTGACAGCGGTGGTTTATCAATTAAATCTGCAGAAGGAATGGAGAAAATGAAATATGACATGGCAGGTGGAGCTGCCGTTCTTGGGGTGTTAAAAGCTGTTTCTCTTTTAAAAATTCCTGTTCATTTAATCGGTATACTTCCTGCGACAGAAAACCTTCCAGACGGTTCTGCAACTAAACCAGGGGATGTTGTAAAAACAATCAATGGTAAAACAATCGAAATAATAAATACTGACGCAGAAGGAAGACTCACTCTGGCAGATGCAATAGGGTATGCAAAACGTTATAACCCGCGTTATATTATCGACATAGCAACTCTTACAGGTGCTTGTTCGATAGCTCTTGGCAATGAAGCAATCGCTATGATGGGAAATGATAAAAGTCTAATGAACAAAATAAAAAAATCAGGAGAAAGGACATACGAACGAGTATGGGAAATGCCAATTTTTGACGAATATAAAGAATATATAAAAAGTGATATCGCCGACCTCAAGAATTCTGGTGGCAAAAGTGGTTCACTTGTTTCATCAGCATTTTTTTTATCTGAATTTGCTGGCAAAACACCCTGGGTTCATCTTGACATCGCCGGGACTGCCTGGCAGGAAAAAGATAAGCCCTGTATACCCAGAGGAGCTACTGGAGTGGGAGTCAGGCTTATTTTGGATTTACTAAAGGAACTTAAATGA
- a CDS encoding zinc dependent phospholipase C family protein: MILFKIFLLLSFLLLPSLAFAWGPLTHIYLGNQLYSLGAFLPAGLFEIIRRYKKDFLYGNLMADIIVGKKYLPAQKNSHSWEFAFDLLEEAKTKQQKSFAYGYMSHLAADTVAHNVYTVNKKNIIHSILEIKADSIINKKYWFQAIGIDKKTQIRNDIFLENSIEKFIFSFRTNKRILKGMVFLTFFYRERINDFIDNNLITSLPMRETIVKLQKDSLDNIIELFQNWEKSEVVKINPNGIHHKNRFLKNELARYFF; encoded by the coding sequence ATGATATTATTTAAAATATTTTTATTATTGTCATTTTTGTTATTGCCATCGCTTGCATTTGCGTGGGGCCCATTAACGCATATATATCTCGGCAATCAATTATATTCCCTTGGTGCTTTTTTACCAGCGGGTCTCTTTGAAATTATAAGGAGATACAAGAAAGATTTTCTATACGGAAATCTCATGGCTGATATTATAGTTGGAAAAAAGTATTTACCAGCTCAAAAGAATTCTCATAGTTGGGAATTCGCATTTGACCTTCTCGAAGAAGCAAAGACAAAACAACAAAAATCTTTTGCATACGGCTATATGAGTCATCTCGCAGCAGATACTGTTGCTCATAATGTATATACAGTTAATAAAAAAAATATAATTCACTCAATACTTGAGATAAAAGCTGACAGTATCATTAATAAAAAATATTGGTTTCAGGCTATAGGCATTGACAAAAAAACCCAGATAAGAAATGACATTTTTCTTGAAAATTCAATTGAAAAATTTATATTCTCTTTTAGAACTAACAAAAGAATATTAAAAGGGATGGTATTTCTAACATTTTTTTATCGTGAAAGGATAAATGATTTTATTGATAATAATCTTATCACTTCGCTTCCAATGAGGGAAACAATCGTTAAACTTCAAAAAGATTCACTTGATAATATCATTGAACTTTTCCAGAACTGGGAAAAATCAGAAGTTGTAAAGATAAATCCAAATGGTATCCACCATAAGAATCGCTTTTTAAAGAATGAATTAGCAAGGTACTTCTTTTAG
- a CDS encoding universal stress protein, which translates to MKLGKVLLTTDSSPFSSGAEREAINLAKRFNSELYILSVIETNPEFTALAPGILEKLEEKTKNLLSKIRQRAEKEGVKSEIVIREAEEPYKIIIDEAQKRKCEIIIMGRRGRTGITRFLMGSVTARTVGLSPLNVLIVPRAARVEFKNIGVATDASRFSEAATKEAIQLAVETGANLYAIAVITPGAAPERIKESEDTLMRISSECKKKGIRVEKELVKNKPHERIYEAILEYAKRQKADLIVLGSHGRTGIQKLLMGSIAERVIGHADTAVLVVKTAV; encoded by the coding sequence AGAGAGGCCATTAATTTGGCAAAGAGGTTTAATTCAGAACTCTATATCCTTTCTGTTATAGAGACTAACCCTGAGTTTACTGCCCTTGCACCTGGTATACTTGAGAAACTAGAAGAAAAGACAAAGAATCTTCTCAGCAAGATCAGGCAAAGGGCTGAAAAAGAGGGGGTAAAATCAGAGATTGTTATCCGTGAGGCAGAAGAGCCCTACAAAATAATTATAGATGAGGCTCAAAAGAGAAAGTGCGAAATTATTATCATGGGTAGAAGAGGTAGGACAGGTATAACGAGGTTTCTTATGGGAAGTGTAACAGCAAGGACAGTTGGTCTTTCCCCTTTAAATGTTCTTATTGTACCGAGGGCTGCAAGGGTTGAATTTAAAAATATAGGCGTAGCTACCGATGCATCAAGATTCAGTGAGGCTGCTACAAAAGAGGCAATCCAACTTGCCGTTGAAACAGGTGCAAACCTATATGCCATTGCAGTTATAACGCCTGGTGCCGCACCGGAAAGAATCAAGGAATCAGAGGATACACTGATGAGAATAAGTTCAGAATGTAAGAAAAAGGGCATAAGGGTTGAGAAGGAGCTTGTCAAAAATAAACCTCATGAAAGGATATATGAGGCAATCCTCGAATATGCAAAGAGACAAAAGGCAGACCTGATTGTACTCGGTTCCCATGGCAGGACAGGTATACAGAAATTACTTATGGGAAGTATTGCTGAGAGAGTAATTGGTCATGCAGATACAGCAGTGCTTGTTGTTAAGACTGCCGTATAA